From Hyla sarda isolate aHylSar1 chromosome 5, aHylSar1.hap1, whole genome shotgun sequence, a single genomic window includes:
- the LOC130272799 gene encoding LOW QUALITY PROTEIN: uncharacterized protein LOC130272799 (The sequence of the model RefSeq protein was modified relative to this genomic sequence to represent the inferred CDS: deleted 2 bases in 2 codons), with product MTSDITVPCGIRCLDCSPHYGLLLTTKTLQSIFQASFLDVQIVPSVHSPPLYEETERKLPDMESLQRGFEDLGLLDSCNTHVEDLLKDLYIENQALELNSSLQGGTRGINNYMTCNRQNSTAKASGVTSQERLQEGSSVYKPWCRNDKMKGTFAKPSPANQSKYISGVRDAWSANDYIPMSVMAPAYYQCSQQQCNFQNSTHQKPYNPKLQQLPKVGSLDCREPYAKPSVPRAPANEGFPQRWLETETARSQKQATSPIPSPVGSTLSDGSPTHHPGYFSPPSKKEGQLNSSTYQEKRSKSFVTCLLVRRECIVTCHQHIPPNWSPPHQMSITGHPERYDKVPKKSSPPNINNNERRGKRSWNSPHGKQNPPLYTGFQRKPDPNMGNVSDFINASFLPSFSLMADLKQSQNFPFNPQTISPPTNLPFPPPFPFSDLIDLFHYEDLNPVPPFMGDMFCGDVPPPVFPFSAPFNRYRPSRNRSGPANELHVQLEECCEQWRALEKERKKTEAELATKFPGSRISSSYSSSIPRLPANPSRVDRLVVDQFREQARAVSLVKIMERIRGEALHVNISFALEHHLEAIHLTQARRKDEIINAANRQKQGVPRYNNERDVLALAAAMKEMVLSTRKARTALWCALQMTLPKSSCGVTVKQEDIDRALQELCPSRPLTVQVELHVGCGREGNTVH from the exons ATGACCTCTGATATTACGGTGCCATGTG GGATTCGCTGTCTAGATTGTTCCCCCCATTATGGGCTGCTGCTGACCACAAAGACCTTACAGAGTATTTTCCAAGCATCATTCCTGGATGTGCAGATTGTCCCCAGTGTCCATAGTCCTCCACTCTATGAAGAGACTGAGAGGAAGCTGCCAGACATGGAGAGTCTCCAGAGAGGTTTTGAAGACCTTGGCCTCCTGGACTCCTGTAATACACACGTAGAGGATCTGCTCAAGGATCTCTACATTGAGAACCAAGCACTAGAACTGAATTCTTCATTGCAGGGGGGGACTCGGGGCATAAATAATTACATGACATGTAATCGTCAGAACTCCACAGCTAAAGCCTCTGGTGTCACCTCTCAGGAGAGACTGCAGGAAGGTTCGAGTGTCTATAAACCTTGGTGCAGAAACGACAAAATGAAGGGAACATTTGCTAAGCCAAGTCCAGCCAATCAGTCTAAGTACATATCTGGTGTAAGAGACGCCTGGTCGGCCAATGACTATATACCGATGAGTGTCATGGCGCCTGCATATTATCAATGTAGTCAACAGCAGTGCAACTTCCAGAACAGCACCCACCAGAAGCCCTACAAT CCGAAACTTCAGCAGCTTCCCAAGGTCGGCAGTCTTGATTGTCGGGAACCCTATGCTAAGCCTTCTGTGCCTAGAGCCCCAGCAAATGAAGGGTTTCCCCAGCGATGGTTAGAAACAGAGACGGCCAGAAGCCAGAAACAAGCAACAAGTCCAATACCGTCACCTGTAGGTTCCACGCTGTCTGATGGATCTCCAACACATCACCCTGGATACTTCTCTCCCCCATCAAAGAAAGAGGGACAGCTGAACAGCTCAACATATCAAGAAAAGCGCAGCAAGTCCTTC GTCACCTGTCTCCTAGTAAGGAGGGAATGTATCGTTACATGCCACCAACATATCCCCCCCAACTGGTCTCCCCCACACCAGATGTCCATCACGGGCCACCCTGAACGATATGACAAGGTGCCCAAGAAGTCAAGTCCGCCCAATATCAATAATAATGAGAGAAGGGGGAAAAGAAGCTGGAACAGCCCACATGGAAAACAGAACCCACCGCTCTACACCGGATTCCAGAGAAAGCCAGATCCTAACATGGGAAACGTGTCAGACTTCATTAATGCCTCCTTCCTTCCATCCTTCTCCTTAATGGCTGACCTAAAGCAAAGCCAGAATTTTCCCTTTAATCCCCAGACCATTTCTCCCCCAACCAACCTCCCTTTTCCACCTCCATTTCCATTTTCTGACCTCATCGATCTGTTCCACTATGAAGATCTAAATCCAGTTCCTCCTTTCATGGGTGACATGTTCTGCGGTGATGTTCCTCCCCCAGTCTTTCCCTTCTCCGCTCCGTTCAACAGATATCGTCCGTCAAGGAATCGCAGTGGTCCTGCCAATGAGCTCCATGTGCAGCTAGAGGAATGCTGTGAACAGTGGAGGGCGCTAGAGAAGGAGAGAAAAAAG ACAGAAGCAGAACTCGCTACAAAGTTTCCAGGAAGCAGAATATCCAGTTCTTACAGTTCGTCCATCCCACGACTTCCAGCCAATCCCTCCCGGGTTGACCGTCTAGTTGTGGATCAGTTTCGGGAACAAGCCAGA GCCGTCTCGTTGGTTAAAATCATGGAGCGTATCCGTGGCGAGGCTCTTCACGTCAATATAAGTTTTGCTCTGGAGCATCACCTTGAAGCCATTCACCTCACACAAGCACGACGGAAAGATGAGATTATCAACGCCGCTAACCGACAGAAGCAAGGAGTCCCGCGGTACAACAACGAGAGGG ACGTCCTGGCATTGGCAGCTGCCATGAAGGAGATGGTGTTGTCTACACGGAAGGCGCGTACCGCCCTGTGGTGTGCTTTGCAGATGACTTTGCCTAAATCCTCATGTGGTGTCACTGTGAAGCAGGAAGATATAGACAGAGCCTTACAGGAGCTATGTCCATCAAGACCCCTGACCGTGCAGGTGGAGCTTCATGTCGGATGTGGAAGAGAAGGGAACACTGTCCATTAG
- the LOC130272800 gene encoding uncharacterized protein LOC130272800, with amino-acid sequence MYRVYNKNRNISDQHSIGQDIHHDETSVTRRSCCTGAPLITDIIMGGQGPQTTTTIIISSIHHDETSILILCHPGLSILILCHPGLSILILCHPGLSILILCHPGLSIVLICHPGLSILILCHPGLSIVLLYHPGLSIVLLYHPGLSIVLLCHPGLSILILCHPGLSIVLLYHPGLSIVLLYHPGLSIVLLCHPGLSILILCHPGLSIVLCHPGLSIVLLCHPDLSIVLLCHPGLSIVLLCHPGLSILILCHPGLSIVLCHPGLSIVLLCHPDLSIVLLCHPGLSILILCHPGLSIVLCHPGLSIVLCHPGLSIVLCHPGLSIVLCHPDLSIVLLCHPGLSIVLLCHPGLSILILCHPGLSIVLCHPGLSIVLCHPGLSILILCHPGLSIVLCHPGLSILILCHPGLSIVLCHPDLSIVLLCHPGLSIVLLCHPGLSIVLCHPGLSIVLCHPGFSIVLCHPGLSIVLCHPGLSIVLCHPDLSIVLLCHPGLSIVLICHPDLSILILCHPGLSIVLCHPGLSIVLCHPGLSILILCPPGLSIVHLCHPDLSILFIYYHGLFTLLQLTSHCVTHTI; translated from the exons ATGTACCGTGTATACAACAAAAACCGTAACATCAGTGACCAACACTCCATAGGACAGGACATTCACCACGATGAAACCAGTGTAACCAGAAGATCATGCTGCACTGGGGCACCACTGATCACAGACATAATCATGGGGGGCCAGGGGCCACagacaacaaccaccatcatcatctccaGCATTCACCACGATGAAACCAGT ATACTCATCCTATGTCACCCTGGTCTCTCCATATTAATCCTATGTCACCCTGGTCTCTCCATATTAATCCTATGTCACCCTGGTCTCTCCATATTAATCCTATGTCACCCTGGTCTCTCCATAGTCCTTATATGTCACCCTGGTCTCTCCATATTAATCCTATGTCACCCTGGTCTCTCCATAGTCCTCCTGTATCACCCTGGTCTCTCCATAGTCCTCCTGTATCACCCTGGTCTCTCCATAGTCCTCCTATGTCACCCTGGTCTCTCCATATTAATCCTATGTCACCCTGGTCTCTCCATAGTCCTCCTGTATCACCCTGGTCTCTCCATAGTCCTCCTGTATCACCCTGGTCTCTCCATAGTCCTCCTATGTCACCCTGGTCTCTCCATATTAATCCTATGCCACCCTGGTCTCTCCATAGTCCTATGTCACCCTGGTCTCTCCATAGTCCTCCTATGCCACCCTGATCTCTCCATAGTCCTTCTATGCCACCCTGGTCTCTCCATAGTCCTCCTATGTCACCCTGGTCTCTCCATATTAATCCTATGCCACCCTGGTCTCTCCATAGTCCTATGTCACCCTGGTCTCTCCATAGTCCTCCTATGCCACCCTGATCTCTCCATAGTCCTTCTATGCCACCCTGGTCTCTCCATACTCATCCTATGTCACCCTGGTCTCTCCATAGTCCTATGTCACCCTGGTCTCTCCATAGTCCTATGTCACCCTGGTCTCTCCATAGTCCTATGTCACCCTGGTCTCTCCATAGTCCTATGTCACCCTGATCTCTCCATAGTCCTTCTATGTCACCCTGGTCTCTCCATAGTCCTTCTATGTCACCCTGGTCTCTCCATACTCATCCTATGTCACCCTGGTCTCTCCATAGTCCTATGTCACCCTGGTCTCTCCATAGTCCTATGTCACCCTGGTCTCTCCATACTCATCCTATGTCACCCTGGTCTCTCCATAGTCCTATGTCACCCTGGTCTCTCCATACTCATCCTATGTCACCCTGGTCTCTCCATAGTCCTATGTCACCCTGATCTCTCCATAGTCCTTCTATGTCACCCTGGTCTCTCCATAGTCCTTCTATGTCACCCTGGTCTCTCCATAGTCCTATGCCACCCTGGTCTCTCCATAGTCCTATGTCACCCTGGTTTCTCCATAGTCCTATGTCACCCTGGTCTCTCCATAGTCCTATGTCACCCTGGTCTCTCCATAGTCCTATGTCACCCTGATCTCTCCATAGTCCTTCTATGTCACCCTGGTCTCTCCATAGTCCTTATATGTCACCCTGATCTCTCCATACTCATCCTATGCCACCCTGGTCTCTCCATAGTCCTATGTCACCCTGGTCTCTCCATAGTCCTATGTCACCCTGGTCTCTCCATACTCATCCTATGTCCCCCTG GTCTCTCCATAGTCCATCTATGCCACCCTGATCTCTCCATACTCTTCATCTATTACCATGGCCTTTTTACACTCCTCCAACTGACAAGTCATTGTGTAACACATACTATATAA